In the genome of Candidatus Binatia bacterium, the window TGCTCGTCACGTTGAGCAACGGAATCCAAGTCCATCCCGACCCATCGGTGCGCAGGAGCTATATGGATCGTTTGGGCGCCGCGGACTTGTTCTATCCCGACCTCCGCATCGCGGCTCTGGGACGACGAGAGGGTTTTTCCGTGCTTACTTTGGCGCCGGAGTTTCAGGCTTATGCGGAAAAGCACCAGGCGTTTCTCCACGGGTTTGGCAACAATCCCGGCGCGGGACACTGGAATCGAGACGGGCACCGGCTTGCCGGAAAAGCCATCTCCGAGAAGGTATGCGAGCAGACGTCTCGGGACAACGTCGAATGATTCTAGCCATCTTTGACGTCGATCATACGTTGCTCAAAGCCGACAGCTTAAAACTGTTTGGCTTGTTTCTATGGAAGAAGAAGGGCATTCGGCTATCGCATCTTCCGGGGTTCGTCGCCAGCTTGTTCGCATGGTGCCTGGCCTTAACCGATACGGGAAAGTTAAAGGCCGGATACCTGAAACTGCTTTGCGGTGGAATGCCCGTCAGCACGGTGAGGGAATTGGGGCGCGAATTCGCGGAGACTCTTCTTGGCTCCAAAGTATTTCCCCAGGCGCTGGAGCTGATCCACCGGCACAAGACCGAGCGCCACGAGATCGTCTTGCTATCGGCATCTCCGGATATCTATCTTGAAAGATTGGCGGAGCTTCTTGGCGCCGACATGCTGATCTGCACAAAGCTGTCTCGGGCAAGCGACTTTCTGACGGGCGATCTAGAAGGCGGAAACTGCAAAGGACGGGAAAAGCTGCGACGGCTCCTTGAGCAATACCGGGAACTCAATATCGACTGGAGCCGGTCCTTCGCTTATTCCGATTCGCTGTC includes:
- a CDS encoding HAD family hydrolase; the protein is MILAIFDVDHTLLKADSLKLFGLFLWKKKGIRLSHLPGFVASLFAWCLALTDTGKLKAGYLKLLCGGMPVSTVRELGREFAETLLGSKVFPQALELIHRHKTERHEIVLLSASPDIYLERLAELLGADMLICTKLSRASDFLTGDLEGGNCKGREKLRRLLEQYRELNIDWSRSFAYSDSLSDLPILERAGRPIAVNPDRRLARIAVRRRWRIERWDT